From the Cydia pomonella isolate Wapato2018A chromosome 11, ilCydPomo1, whole genome shotgun sequence genome, one window contains:
- the LOC133522663 gene encoding uncharacterized protein LOC133522663 has translation MVLKLPQDKIKNKSIKKYDNQDISQQDKTVEKRKSKLRKKKSWSQQFYELDFYSEINNNIILKKPEMGSYYGPNSVMPNYSLPYTYQWDVITPQINQLYTVPLPTVPLALISPPLPIIPTPVLPYTDVVYTPTYSTVVPYVADNICTALDHIYEPISSFAALTPVTSTDEDNETVEETHDAIESLEYYLKLPKDLFPRAKMLPLDPNAIIDELCKIKDIDKHSPWILDLEFGVPKTPISRPLAVYDVQFNNIYCKNTPGAVHPLFESCSEEFRKILLFYYDCIVSVWYRGYIHLTNDDSVINFQNWLIVPMQALGMCWP, from the coding sequence ATGGTCCTCAAACTCCCgcaagataaaataaaaaacaaatcaataaaaaaatatgacaaccAGGATATATCACAGCAAGACAAGACAGTGGAAAAAAGGAAATCCAAATTGCGGAAGAAAAAAAGTTGGTCCCAACAATTTTATGAACTTGACTTTTACTCAGAGATTAATAACAATATAATCTTAAAGAAACCCGAAATGGGGAGCTACTATGGTCCTAACTCTGTTATGCCAAATTACAGTCTCCCTTACACATATCAATGGGATGTGATTACGCCTCAGATTAATCAGCTGTATACAGTTCCTTTACCGACGGTACCGCTCGCCTTGATATCTCCTCCATTACCCATAATACCTACCCCTGTTCTGCCGTACACGGATGTCGTATACACACCTACGTACTCAACAGTCGTACCATACGTAGCAGATAACATTTGCACGGCTTTGGATCACATTTACGAACCAATATCCAGTTTTGCGGCCCTAACACCGGTAACGTCAACAGATGAAGATAATGAAACAGTCGAAGAGACGCACGATGCTATTGAATCTTTAGAATACTATCTAAAATTGCCGAAAGATTTATTTCCGAGAGCGAAGATGCTCCCTTTAGATCCGAATGCGATAATTGATGAACTGTGCAAAATTAAAGATATAGATAAGCATTCGCCTTGGATTTTAGATCTCGAGTTCGGCGTTCCAAAGACTCCTATATCCAGACCTTTAGCTGTGTATGATGTGCagtttaacaatatttattgcAAGAATACTCCAGGCGCTGTTCATCCTTTATTTGAAAGTTGTAGCGAAGAGTTTAGGAAAATATTGCTGTTTTATTATGACTGTATTGTGTCTGTGTGGTACAGAGGATATATTCATCTCACGAATGATGACTCAGTGATAAACTTCCAAAATTGGCTGATAGTGCCGATGCAAGCGCTCGGTATGTGCTGGCCGTAG